In Actinomycetota bacterium, a single window of DNA contains:
- a CDS encoding WhiB family transcriptional regulator yields the protein MDWRHRARCRDVDPELFFPVGTTGPAEAQVQSAKAICALCPVREECLQWALDTAQDAGVWGGLSEEERRALRRGQRRRVRIA from the coding sequence ATGGATTGGCGCCATCGTGCCCGCTGCCGCGATGTCGACCCCGAGTTGTTCTTCCCGGTCGGCACCACCGGTCCGGCCGAGGCCCAGGTGCAGTCGGCCAAGGCCATCTGTGCGCTCTGCCCCGTCCGTGAGGAGTGTCTCCAGTGGGCGCTGGACACGGCCCAGGATGCGGGCGTCTGGGGTGGGCTGTCCGAGGAGGAGCGGCGCGCGCTGCGCCGCGGGCAGCGCCGCAGGGTGCGCATCGCCTGA
- a CDS encoding response regulator transcription factor has product MGDVVRILVADDHPLTRDGIKAALSLDAELEVVAEASDGQEAVHLAEEVQPDVVLMDVRMPVLGGIRATQTISRTVPNARVVMLTVEETQARVGEAIQAGAAGYLLKDIDAHDLARAVHLAAEGSAVIHPNLTRQFIEEIRQLTRDEQSVSALSAREVEVLQMIAYGSTNREVAEALHISPQTVKTYLERIFTKLGVSDRTRAVAVALKHGIVE; this is encoded by the coding sequence ATGGGGGACGTCGTTCGCATCCTCGTGGCAGATGACCATCCGCTGACGCGGGACGGCATCAAGGCCGCGCTGTCGCTGGACGCCGAGCTCGAGGTCGTGGCCGAGGCCAGCGACGGCCAGGAGGCGGTGCACCTGGCCGAGGAGGTCCAGCCCGACGTCGTCCTCATGGACGTCCGCATGCCCGTGCTGGGGGGCATCCGCGCCACCCAGACGATCAGCCGCACCGTGCCCAACGCCCGGGTGGTCATGCTGACCGTCGAGGAGACCCAGGCCCGGGTCGGCGAGGCCATCCAGGCCGGCGCCGCCGGGTACCTGCTCAAGGACATCGACGCCCACGACCTGGCCAGGGCCGTGCACCTGGCCGCCGAGGGCTCCGCGGTCATCCACCCCAACCTGACCCGCCAGTTCATCGAGGAGATCCGCCAGCTCACCCGGGACGAGCAGAGCGTCTCCGCCCTCTCGGCCCGCGAGGTCGAGGTGCTGCAGATGATCGCCTACGGCTCCACCAACCGCGAGGTGGCCGAGGCCCTGCACATCTCCCCGCAGACGGTCAAGACCTACCTGGAGCGGATCTTCACCAAGCTCGGTGTCTCCGACCGCACCCGGGCCGTGGCCGTGGCGCTCAAGCACGGCATCGTGGAATAG
- a CDS encoding DUF5317 family protein, whose amino-acid sequence MGEPLLFLLVAVAGVAVGLARGGSLRRLREPGVRAARLGVAFLAVQSLVVVLPLRALGLPLVLGAVLLLASLVVLLGVARANGRLPGVPLLALGLLLNLLVVLANLGMPVPAETLERAGIGVEQPAPDRPDPKHVLERGGTRLGLLGDRLAVRPLHTVTAYGTVIELAGLFLLLQHLVRGPGPFRREDGTAHVVHEARTVPWTTWAE is encoded by the coding sequence ATGGGCGAGCCGCTGCTGTTCCTGCTGGTGGCCGTGGCCGGAGTGGCCGTCGGCCTGGCCCGGGGCGGGTCGCTGCGGCGCCTGCGCGAGCCCGGGGTCAGGGCGGCGCGTCTCGGCGTGGCCTTCCTGGCCGTCCAGTCCCTGGTGGTGGTGCTGCCGCTGCGGGCCCTCGGCCTCCCGCTCGTGCTCGGCGCCGTGCTGCTGCTGGCCTCCCTGGTCGTCCTGCTGGGGGTCGCCCGGGCCAACGGGCGGCTGCCCGGGGTGCCCCTGCTCGCCCTCGGCCTGCTCCTCAACCTGCTCGTGGTCCTGGCCAACCTGGGCATGCCGGTGCCGGCGGAGACGCTGGAGCGGGCCGGTATCGGGGTCGAGCAGCCGGCCCCCGACCGCCCCGACCCCAAGCACGTCCTGGAGCGCGGCGGCACCCGGCTGGGGCTGCTGGGCGACCGGCTGGCCGTCCGGCCCCTGCACACCGTGACCGCGTACGGGACCGTCATCGAGCTGGCCGGCCTGTTCCTGCTCCTGCAGCACCTGGTCCGCGGGCCCGGCCCGTTCCGGCGCGAAGATGGAACCGCCCATGTCGTCCACGAGGCCAGAACGGTCCCGTGGACGACATGGGCCGAGTGA
- a CDS encoding helix-turn-helix domain-containing protein, with the protein MAQRRTSTRIEAPSYLRTAEVADILHVSPKTVSRWAKEGKLPFLKTLGGHRRYPEAKIRELANDLREEPTG; encoded by the coding sequence GTGGCACAACGCAGAACCAGCACCAGGATCGAGGCTCCGAGCTACCTCCGCACCGCCGAGGTGGCCGACATCCTGCACGTCTCGCCCAAGACGGTCTCGAGGTGGGCGAAGGAGGGCAAGCTGCCCTTCCTCAAGACCCTCGGGGGGCACCGCCGCTATCCCGAGGCCAAGATCCGCGAGCTCGCCAACGACCTGCGGGAGGAGCCGACCGGGTAG
- a CDS encoding NAD-dependent epimerase/dehydratase family protein: protein MLVVVAGGAGFLGASLVDRLQAEGDELVVVDDLSHGHLANLAEARRRGGVRFHRMDVAQGGLATLADRLRADAWVHLATAIDPVRAWEDPTGEARAVVPGGIEVLRAAAATGARAVLVSSGAYLYPAQLTGVTRPGDEPRPVHPSGAARLALEAYAGAFAARGLDVVTLVLGTVYGPRQDPLGPGLVARAAWTMLQNQPPRVDGDGRQERDFLFVDDAVDAIARAVHASPPPGRVLVGTGAATGVLDVVEQLAARIGWAGEPQWAPARPGDPRRSALDPAAAGKALGWQPWTRLDEGLGLTVDWLKARLPGHYRHIGR from the coding sequence GTGCTGGTGGTGGTGGCCGGTGGGGCCGGGTTCCTGGGGGCGAGCCTGGTCGACCGGCTCCAGGCCGAGGGCGACGAGCTCGTGGTGGTCGACGACCTCTCCCACGGGCACCTGGCCAACCTGGCCGAGGCCCGGCGCCGGGGCGGGGTCCGGTTCCACCGCATGGACGTGGCCCAGGGCGGCCTGGCCACCCTGGCCGACCGGCTCCGGGCCGACGCCTGGGTCCACCTGGCCACGGCCATCGACCCGGTCCGGGCCTGGGAGGACCCGACGGGGGAGGCCAGGGCCGTGGTCCCCGGGGGGATCGAGGTCCTGCGGGCGGCGGCGGCCACCGGGGCCAGGGCGGTGCTCGTCTCCTCCGGCGCCTACCTGTACCCGGCCCAGCTCACCGGGGTGACCCGGCCCGGCGACGAGCCCCGCCCGGTGCACCCCTCGGGCGCGGCCAGGCTGGCCCTGGAGGCCTACGCCGGCGCGTTCGCGGCCCGCGGCCTCGACGTGGTCACGCTCGTCCTGGGGACGGTCTACGGCCCCCGGCAGGACCCGCTCGGCCCCGGCCTGGTCGCCAGGGCCGCCTGGACGATGCTCCAGAACCAGCCGCCCCGGGTCGACGGCGACGGCCGCCAGGAGCGTGACTTCCTGTTCGTGGACGACGCCGTCGACGCGATCGCCCGGGCCGTCCACGCCAGCCCGCCCCCCGGCCGGGTCCTGGTCGGCACCGGGGCGGCGACCGGCGTCCTTGACGTGGTCGAGCAGCTCGCGGCCCGGATCGGCTGGGCCGGCGAGCCCCAGTGGGCCCCGGCCCGTCCCGGCGACCCGCGGCGCTCGGCCCTCGACCCGGCGGCCGCCGGCAAGGCCCTCGGCTGGCAGCCGTGGACCCGCCTGGACGAGGGCCTCGGCCTCACCGTCGACTGGCTCAAGGCCCGGCTGCCAGGCCATTATCGCCACATAGGGCGTTGA
- the lepB gene encoding signal peptidase I: protein MRRTAALGGALVLGAVVVAGLAVRRARLEPVLVRGGSMRPTLEPGQRIAVAPLVRPPTRGDLVVLSSGGREVVKRVVGLPGERVRLRGGRLEVDGQAVPEPYLAEGSGAGELDLRLGPAEYLVLGDHRAASTDGRDFGPVAADALLARVAFAYWPPRRLRRRG from the coding sequence ATGCGGAGGACGGCCGCACTGGGCGGCGCGCTGGTCCTGGGCGCCGTGGTGGTGGCCGGGCTGGCCGTGCGCCGGGCCCGGCTGGAGCCGGTGCTCGTCCGGGGCGGCAGCATGCGGCCCACCCTGGAGCCCGGCCAGCGGATCGCCGTCGCCCCCCTGGTCCGCCCGCCGACCCGCGGCGACCTGGTCGTGCTCAGCTCTGGCGGCCGGGAGGTGGTGAAGCGGGTGGTCGGGCTGCCCGGGGAGCGGGTGCGGCTGCGCGGCGGCCGGCTGGAGGTCGACGGCCAGGCCGTCCCCGAGCCGTATCTGGCTGAAGGCTCCGGAGCGGGCGAGCTCGACCTGCGCCTCGGTCCGGCCGAGTACCTGGTCCTGGGCGACCACCGGGCGGCCAGCACCGACGGCCGCGACTTCGGCCCCGTCGCCGCCGACGCCCTCCTCGCCCGGGTCGCCTTCGCCTACTGGCCCCCACGGCGGCTGCGCCGTCGGGGTTAG
- the sodN gene encoding superoxide dismutase, Ni, which yields MRMIAERLAAWIRPTRVVDAHCDLPCGVYDPAQARIEAESMAKIVEKYHASDDEVFRDRAILIKEQRGELVKHHLWVLWTDYFKPQHLEQFPNLHDLFWQATKAAGQAKHSVDPADQQKLLDLIGEIDDVFQKSKSG from the coding sequence ATGCGCATGATCGCCGAGCGCTTGGCCGCTTGGATCCGGCCCACCCGGGTCGTCGACGCCCACTGCGACCTGCCCTGTGGCGTGTACGACCCCGCCCAGGCCCGGATCGAGGCCGAGTCGATGGCCAAGATCGTGGAGAAGTACCACGCCAGCGACGACGAGGTGTTCCGGGACCGCGCCATCCTGATCAAGGAGCAGCGCGGCGAGCTGGTCAAGCACCACCTGTGGGTGCTCTGGACCGACTACTTCAAGCCCCAGCACCTCGAGCAGTTCCCCAACCTCCACGACCTGTTCTGGCAGGCGACCAAGGCGGCCGGCCAGGCCAAGCACTCCGTCGACCCCGCCGACCAGCAGAAGCTGCTGGACCTGATCGGCGAGATCGACGACGTGTTCCAGAAGTCGAAGAGCGGCTGA
- a CDS encoding zf-HC2 domain-containing protein: MGSAEVGGGDERVCRDCDDVLGFVWLYLDHEAPPTTCEELEAHLLECEHCQRAVRFDRRFKQLVLRCADPPEPVPTTVVESLRVRVERTILRGNISPS; this comes from the coding sequence ATGGGTTCGGCCGAAGTAGGCGGCGGCGACGAGCGGGTCTGCCGGGACTGCGACGACGTGCTCGGGTTCGTCTGGCTGTACCTGGACCACGAGGCCCCGCCGACCACCTGCGAGGAGCTGGAGGCCCACCTGCTGGAGTGCGAGCACTGCCAGCGGGCGGTCCGCTTCGACCGGCGCTTCAAGCAGCTGGTCCTCCGCTGCGCCGACCCGCCCGAGCCGGTGCCCACCACCGTGGTCGAGTCGCTGCGGGTCCGGGTCGAACGGACGATTCTGCGGGGGAACATCTCCCCGTCGTGA